A single genomic interval of Astyanax mexicanus isolate ESR-SI-001 chromosome 4, AstMex3_surface, whole genome shotgun sequence harbors:
- the elocb gene encoding elongin C paralog b has translation MDCEEKTYGGCEGPDAMYVKLISSDGHEFIVKREHALTSGTIKAMLSGPGQFAENETNEVNFREIPSHVLSKVCMYFTYKVRYTNSSTEIPEFPIAPEIALELLMAANFLDC, from the exons ATGG ACTGTGAAGAGAAGACCTATGGTGGCTGTGAAGGGCCAGATGCCATGTATGTAAAGCTGATTTCTTCTGATGGTCATGAATTCATCGTGAAGAGAGAACATGCCCTGACATCAGGAACCATCAAAGCTATGCTGAGTGGCCCTG GTCAGTTTGCTGAAAACGAGACAAACGAAGTCAATTTCAGAGAGATCCCGTCTCACGTCCTCTCTAAAGTGTGCATGTATTTCACATACAAAGTACGATACACCAATAGCTCCACAGAAATCCCAGAATTCCCCATTGCTCCTGAGATAGCCTTGGAACTTCTGATGGCTGCAAACTTCTTGGATTGTTAG